In Vibrio japonicus, one DNA window encodes the following:
- a CDS encoding 5-formyltetrahydrofolate cyclo-ligase, producing the protein MVLSRQDFRKQIRFKRNQLHSDVQFQASMDLVSQCAQLTEFQNAKHVALYLSADGELITTPLIEWLWRQGKKTYLPVIHPFSQGHLLFLHYDQNTPMVFNRYYIAEPKLDQTQIIPAQQLDIICTPLVGFDSTGHRLGMGGGYYDRTLEPWFKTGHGPKPIGLAHDCQHVDKLPIESWDIPLPKIVTPSQIWDWE; encoded by the coding sequence ATGGTTCTCTCCCGTCAAGATTTTCGTAAACAAATCCGTTTTAAACGTAACCAGTTACATAGTGACGTTCAGTTTCAAGCAAGCATGGATCTTGTCAGTCAATGTGCACAATTGACTGAGTTTCAAAACGCTAAGCATGTTGCTTTATACCTTTCAGCGGATGGCGAGTTAATCACCACGCCGCTCATCGAATGGCTGTGGCGTCAGGGTAAGAAAACCTACTTGCCTGTTATCCATCCTTTTTCGCAAGGGCATCTGCTGTTTCTCCACTACGATCAAAACACACCTATGGTGTTTAACCGCTACTACATTGCGGAGCCTAAACTGGATCAGACTCAGATCATCCCAGCTCAGCAGCTCGACATTATCTGTACTCCGCTAGTAGGGTTTGATTCCACAGGTCATCGCCTAGGTATGGGCGGTGGTTACTACGATCGCACGCTAGAGCCTTGGTTTAAGACTGGTCATGGGCCAAAACCTATCGGGCTGGCACATGACTGCCAACATGTCGATAAATTGCCGATTGAATCTTGGGATATACCATTACCTAAAATAGTGACACCAAGCCAGATCTGGGATTGGGAATAA
- the rpiA gene encoding ribose-5-phosphate isomerase RpiA yields MTQDEMKKEAGWAALKYVEKDSIVGVGTGSTVNHFIDALGTIKDDIKGAVSSSEASTEKLKGLGIEVFDCNEVAKLDVYVDGADEINAAREMIKGGGAALTREKIVAAISDKFICIVDDTKAVDVLGEFPLPVEVIPMARSYVARELVKLGGDPAYREGVVTDNGNVILDVYGLKITDPKDLENKINALAGVVTVGLFAHRGADVVITGTPEGAKIEE; encoded by the coding sequence ATGACTCAAGATGAGATGAAGAAAGAAGCTGGCTGGGCAGCACTAAAGTATGTCGAAAAAGACAGCATTGTCGGTGTCGGTACAGGCTCGACGGTCAATCACTTCATCGATGCTCTAGGCACTATCAAAGACGACATTAAAGGTGCGGTTTCAAGTTCAGAAGCCTCCACTGAAAAACTGAAAGGTCTTGGTATTGAGGTTTTCGACTGCAACGAAGTGGCTAAATTAGATGTGTATGTCGATGGCGCAGATGAAATCAATGCAGCTCGCGAAATGATCAAAGGTGGCGGTGCTGCTTTGACACGTGAAAAAATCGTTGCGGCAATCTCTGACAAGTTCATTTGTATCGTAGACGACACCAAAGCGGTTGATGTATTGGGAGAATTCCCACTACCTGTAGAAGTGATTCCAATGGCTCGTTCTTACGTAGCACGTGAATTGGTGAAACTGGGTGGTGATCCTGCTTACCGTGAAGGCGTAGTCACTGATAACGGCAATGTCATCCTAGATGTGTACGGCCTAAAAATCACTGACCCGAAAGATCTTGAAAACAAAATCAATGCACTTGCTGGCGTGGTAACCGTTGGTCTATTTGCACATCGCGGTGCAGATGTCGTGATCACAGGCACTCCTGAAGGCGCAAAAATTGAAGAATAA